The Blautia hydrogenotrophica DSM 10507 genome window below encodes:
- a CDS encoding M23 family metallopeptidase codes for MIKKFIRFFLLFFLLLSLCQVTLFYLRERSQVSGLTIDANETEAFRRQQLTGQLVKQLQREKISAELFPFVLASTMAKGDFSPTELSWDFDLYEKYKPREFSKLVQSYSAIWQDLEYFPLPKENVSYADTWMARRSYGKDRRHEGTDLFIENAQAGEYPVYSMTDGVVEQIGWLPLGGYRLGIRSDHGGYFYYAHLFSYWKRYEIGEEIAAGEIIGFMGNTGYGDEGTSGKFPVHLHLGIYISTENKEEQSVNPYWILRYMDE; via the coding sequence ATGATTAAAAAATTCATCCGTTTTTTCCTCCTGTTTTTTCTTTTATTATCTCTTTGTCAGGTGACGCTTTTTTACCTGAGAGAGCGCAGCCAAGTTTCTGGCCTGACAATTGACGCCAACGAGACGGAGGCTTTCCGGCGCCAGCAGCTGACTGGTCAGTTGGTGAAACAGTTACAAAGGGAAAAGATCTCCGCAGAACTTTTCCCTTTTGTGTTGGCTTCCACGATGGCTAAGGGGGATTTTTCACCTACAGAGCTCTCCTGGGATTTTGATCTCTATGAGAAATATAAACCACGTGAATTTTCCAAACTGGTACAAAGTTACTCTGCCATTTGGCAGGATTTAGAATACTTTCCTTTACCAAAAGAAAATGTCTCCTATGCGGACACCTGGATGGCACGCAGAAGTTACGGCAAAGACCGTCGACATGAAGGAACCGATCTATTTATTGAAAACGCTCAGGCGGGAGAGTACCCGGTCTATAGTATGACGGATGGTGTCGTAGAGCAGATCGGCTGGCTGCCCCTGGGCGGATACCGCTTAGGAATTCGCAGCGATCACGGCGGATATTTTTATTATGCGCATCTTTTTTCTTATTGGAAGCGCTATGAGATCGGGGAAGAGATCGCGGCAGGTGAGATCATCGGCTTTATGGGAAATACCGGCTATGGCGATGAGGGAACCTCCGGCAAATTCCCTGTACATCTGCACCTGGGTATTTACATCTCCACGGAGAACAAAGAGGAACAGAGCGTGAATCCATACTGGATTCTTCGCTACATGGATGAATAG
- a CDS encoding aminoacyl-histidine dipeptidase: MSVLENCEPKRVFYYFEEISKIPHGSKNTKEISDYLVSFAKEHQLRYVQDEYGNIVIYKAASAGYEKLPAVILQGHMDMVCEKEAGSNHDFEKDPLRLKIEDGFVTAEGTTLGADDGIAVAYALALLETDSYAHPALEVVITVDEEVGLLGAQNLDASCLSGKYLINLDSDEEGILLTGCAGGVSAISSIPVKYRNASGCLYEVKIHGLQGGHSGMEIGKNRANANILMGRFLYGLKEQLPYELAELEGGQKDNVIPRECSCALLIQPEDTEILKDYACRLTAELRKEYSGSDAGISVSVEFQEETQIGVLHPVSQEKVLFYLMNVPNGVQKMSGNIPGLVETSTNLGAARLEEEVFYASCGVRSSVNSAKYAVSDKIEYLTEFLGGDYKKEGEYPAWEYREQSPLREHMIEVYQDMYQKAPRVEAVHAGLECGLFYEKIPGLDCVSTGPNLWDIHTPQEKMEIASVRRVWEYLIQVLATMR, encoded by the coding sequence ATGTCAGTGTTGGAAAATTGTGAACCGAAAAGAGTATTTTACTATTTTGAGGAGATCAGCAAAATCCCCCACGGTTCCAAAAATACAAAAGAAATCAGCGATTATCTGGTCAGCTTCGCTAAAGAACATCAGCTTCGGTACGTCCAGGATGAATATGGAAATATTGTGATCTATAAAGCTGCCTCAGCAGGATATGAGAAGCTTCCTGCTGTAATTCTCCAGGGACATATGGATATGGTATGCGAAAAGGAAGCAGGGAGTAACCACGACTTTGAGAAAGACCCTTTGAGACTGAAAATAGAAGATGGATTTGTCACCGCTGAGGGAACCACCTTAGGGGCGGATGACGGAATCGCGGTGGCTTACGCACTGGCACTTCTGGAAACAGATTCCTATGCACATCCAGCCCTGGAAGTTGTGATTACCGTGGATGAAGAGGTCGGCTTGTTGGGGGCCCAAAATTTAGATGCTTCCTGCCTGAGCGGCAAATATCTGATCAACCTGGATTCTGACGAGGAGGGAATCCTGCTCACCGGCTGTGCAGGCGGTGTGAGTGCGATCTCGAGTATTCCTGTGAAGTACCGCAATGCATCCGGGTGTCTTTATGAAGTTAAAATTCATGGTCTGCAGGGCGGGCACTCGGGCATGGAGATCGGGAAGAACCGGGCAAATGCCAATATCCTCATGGGCAGGTTCCTCTACGGTTTAAAAGAGCAGCTTCCCTATGAACTGGCAGAATTAGAAGGCGGGCAAAAAGACAACGTCATCCCCAGAGAGTGCAGCTGCGCGCTGTTAATTCAGCCGGAAGATACCGAAATTTTGAAGGATTACGCGTGCCGGCTGACGGCAGAACTGCGAAAAGAGTATTCGGGTTCTGATGCAGGGATCTCTGTCTCGGTCGAATTCCAGGAAGAGACACAGATTGGTGTTCTGCATCCAGTAAGCCAGGAAAAAGTCTTGTTCTATCTGATGAATGTGCCAAATGGGGTTCAAAAGATGAGCGGAAATATCCCAGGGCTTGTGGAAACCTCCACGAATCTGGGTGCTGCAAGACTGGAAGAGGAAGTTTTTTATGCCAGCTGTGGGGTACGGAGTTCTGTCAACAGTGCAAAGTACGCCGTGTCTGATAAGATTGAGTATTTGACAGAATTTCTAGGTGGAGATTACAAGAAGGAAGGAGAATATCCTGCCTGGGAATATCGGGAACAGTCTCCTCTGAGGGAGCATATGATTGAGGTATATCAGGACATGTATCAGAAAGCTCCCAGGGTAGAAGCCGTCCATGCAGGATTGGAATGCGGATTGTTCTATGAGAAAATACCGGGATTGGACTGTGTCTCCACAGGCCCAAACCTCTGGGACATTCATACGCCGCAGGAAAAGATGGAGATTGCATCTGTCAGACGTGTCTGGGAGTATCTGATACAAGTTCTCGCGACTATGAGATAG
- the coaD gene encoding pantetheine-phosphate adenylyltransferase, which yields MSKAVYPGSFDPVTYGHLDVIVRGSKSFDEVIVGVLQNSAKSPLFSVEERVNILKEATKELPNVKICAFNGLSVNFAREHQANVILRGLRAITDFEYELQMAQTNRVLAPDVDTVFLTTGLKYAYLSSTIVKEVASFGGDISNFVPPQALEAILSKMQRKPTK from the coding sequence ATGTCAAAAGCAGTGTACCCGGGCAGTTTTGACCCGGTTACTTACGGGCATCTGGATGTGATTGTCCGTGGAAGCAAATCTTTCGATGAAGTTATTGTTGGAGTTTTGCAGAATTCTGCAAAAAGTCCGTTGTTTTCTGTCGAAGAACGTGTTAATATACTAAAAGAAGCCACGAAGGAGCTCCCAAATGTGAAGATCTGTGCGTTTAACGGTCTCTCAGTAAATTTTGCCCGGGAACACCAGGCAAATGTGATACTGCGTGGGCTTCGAGCTATTACAGACTTTGAATACGAATTGCAGATGGCGCAGACCAACCGGGTATTGGCGCCGGATGTAGATACGGTATTTTTGACGACAGGATTGAAATACGCATACCTAAGCTCTACCATAGTCAAAGAAGTGGCTAGTTTCGGCGGAGATATTTCGAATTTTGTGCCGCCGCAGGCACTAGAGGCAATTCTGTCCAAAATGCAGCGTAAACCAACGAAATAA
- the rsmD gene encoding 16S rRNA (guanine(966)-N(2))-methyltransferase RsmD produces MRVIAGKARRLPLKTVPGLETRPTTDRIKETLFNILQPKLLDSRFLDLFSGSGAIGIEALSRGAALAVFIEKSPKAVGCIKENLAFTRLQEQARVIKTDVFQGLRQLEGEKPFDCIFMDPPYGKGLERQVFELLQTSSLMNEKTLVIAEASLDTDFSYLEDLGMVQEKRKEYKTNAHIFVRRK; encoded by the coding sequence ATGAGAGTAATTGCAGGAAAAGCCAGACGGTTGCCGTTAAAGACGGTGCCTGGACTGGAGACAAGACCGACCACAGACCGGATAAAAGAAACTTTGTTTAACATTTTGCAGCCTAAGCTTTTGGACAGCCGCTTTTTAGATTTATTCAGCGGCAGCGGCGCCATCGGTATTGAAGCCCTCAGCCGGGGAGCCGCTTTGGCAGTGTTTATAGAAAAAAGTCCGAAGGCTGTCGGCTGCATTAAAGAAAATTTAGCCTTCACCCGCCTGCAAGAGCAGGCAAGGGTGATAAAAACAGATGTGTTCCAGGGATTGAGACAATTGGAAGGCGAAAAGCCTTTCGATTGTATTTTTATGGACCCGCCCTACGGCAAGGGGTTGGAGAGACAGGTTTTCGAATTGTTACAGACCTCCTCACTGATGAATGAAAAGACATTGGTGATAGCAGAGGCTTCTCTGGACACAGATTTTTCATATTTGGAAGATCTGGGAATGGTTCAGGAAAAACGCAAAGAATACAAAACCAATGCACATATTTTTGTGCGTAGAAAGTGA
- a CDS encoding methylglyoxal synthase: MNLGIIAHNSKKVLIEDFCIAYKNILAKHEVYATGTTGRRIEEVTGLHVHKFLSGSIGGDKQFMEMVEREDLDMVILFYNPAMMDAKEPDVGAIARRCDQYNIPVATNIATAELLILGLARGDLDWRLNLK; encoded by the coding sequence ATGAATTTAGGTATCATTGCTCATAACAGCAAGAAAGTTTTAATCGAAGATTTTTGTATCGCCTATAAAAATATTCTCGCAAAACATGAGGTCTATGCCACGGGAACGACGGGCAGAAGAATTGAAGAAGTTACCGGACTCCATGTACATAAGTTCTTATCTGGCAGCATCGGCGGAGATAAGCAGTTCATGGAAATGGTAGAACGGGAAGACCTGGACATGGTAATACTGTTTTATAATCCTGCAATGATGGATGCCAAAGAACCGGACGTAGGAGCTATCGCCAGAAGATGCGATCAGTACAATATTCCGGTGGCAACAAACATCGCGACCGCGGAGCTTTTGATTCTCGGCTTGGCGAGAGGCGACTTGGATTGGAGATTAAATTTGAAATGA
- a CDS encoding alpha/beta-type small acid-soluble spore protein — protein sequence MARNSSNSAAVPEAKSALDRFKFEVANELGVPLTDGYNGNLTSKQNGSVGGYMVKKMIEAQERQMTGGQY from the coding sequence ATGGCTAGAAATTCTTCAAATTCCGCAGCAGTGCCGGAAGCAAAGAGCGCATTAGACCGTTTTAAATTTGAGGTTGCAAACGAGTTGGGAGTACCTCTGACTGACGGTTATAACGGAAACCTGACTTCCAAACAGAACGGAAGCGTAGGCGGTTATATGGTTAAGAAGATGATTGAAGCCCAGGAAAGACAGATGACTGGCGGACAGTACTAA
- a CDS encoding DUF6465 family protein, with amino-acid sequence MATRTKKAETKAATTTAAKAAPETKTTAQAAATPKKTTTRKTTRKAAPKLNTEVYIQFWGKEVYAKDIVSRIKDVWTNEMGKKESELLDLKVYIKPEENAAHYVINGDTMGCISL; translated from the coding sequence ATGGCAACAAGAACAAAAAAGGCAGAGACGAAGGCTGCCACAACTACTGCGGCAAAAGCTGCTCCTGAAACTAAGACAACGGCTCAAGCTGCGGCTACACCGAAAAAGACGACGACTCGAAAAACAACTAGAAAAGCCGCTCCTAAGCTTAACACGGAGGTTTATATTCAGTTTTGGGGAAAGGAAGTTTACGCAAAAGATATCGTTTCCCGTATAAAAGATGTTTGGACAAATGAGATGGGTAAAAAAGAATCCGAGCTTTTAGATCTGAAGGTTTATATTAAGCCGGAAGAGAACGCAGCCCATTATGTGATCAACGGCGATACCATGGGGTGCATCAGTCTGTAA
- the recG gene encoding ATP-dependent DNA helicase RecG has product MMKKILLRDIKGVGEKTEQLFGRLNLQTTEDLLHYYPRNYEVYAPAVPIGQLKENAVQTVAGFIASKAASAQVRNLNILTTSIVSEGEKLSLTWFHAPYLRKTLKQGSYFVFRGRVVKKNGRMVMEHPEIFTPAAYEEILNRMQPIYGLTAGLTNKTVTKYVRLLLENQALEGEYLPLDVRERYRLADYNFAIQNIHFPKDRDSLIAARSRLVFDEFLFFILSVWMLKEKTQSAVNYYPMKPVWETEKLLENLPYRLTKAQRNVWREVEQDLCRDRLMSRLIQGDVGSGKTILAFLAMILTAQNGYQAALMVPTEVLAVQHYKALCGLLSEHGLGDCRPILLTGSTTAKEKRERYAQIASGEVNLIVGTHALIQEKVEYHKLALVITDEQHRFGVRQREALTTRGAVPHVLVMSATPIPRTLAIILYGDLDISVIDELPASRLPIKNCVVNTSYRPKAYQFMEKQILMGRQAYVICPMVEESEGLDVENVLEYTQKLKSIFPPEISICSLHGKMKPKEKNQIMEDFSAGKIKILVSTTVVEVGVNVPNATVMMVENAERFGLAQLHQLRGRVGRGTEQSYCIFMQGNDKEVSKRLKILGQSNDGFFIASEDLKLRGPGDLFGIRQSGEMQFQLADIYQDSGLLKSASEAARDILDLDSCLELPQYFKLKEKLAKYMKYQLESLGL; this is encoded by the coding sequence ATGATGAAAAAAATTTTGCTTAGAGATATAAAAGGGGTAGGAGAGAAGACGGAACAACTTTTTGGACGGTTAAATCTTCAAACTACGGAAGATTTACTGCACTACTATCCCCGTAATTATGAGGTGTACGCTCCTGCTGTGCCGATTGGACAGCTGAAAGAGAATGCGGTTCAGACTGTGGCGGGATTTATTGCCTCAAAGGCGGCGAGTGCACAGGTTCGAAATTTAAATATACTGACGACGAGTATTGTGAGCGAGGGTGAGAAACTCTCGCTTACCTGGTTTCATGCCCCCTATTTGAGGAAGACCTTGAAACAAGGAAGTTATTTTGTATTTCGCGGCAGAGTCGTGAAAAAGAATGGGCGTATGGTGATGGAGCACCCAGAAATTTTTACTCCGGCTGCCTACGAGGAGATTTTGAACCGGATGCAGCCGATTTATGGGCTGACTGCAGGGCTCACCAATAAGACTGTCACAAAATATGTGCGGCTGTTGTTGGAAAATCAAGCATTGGAAGGAGAATACCTGCCTCTGGATGTCCGCGAGAGATATCGGCTCGCAGACTATAATTTCGCAATTCAAAATATACACTTTCCCAAAGACAGAGATTCTTTGATTGCCGCGCGTTCCCGCCTGGTGTTCGATGAATTTTTGTTTTTTATCCTGTCAGTCTGGATGCTTAAAGAGAAGACACAGTCCGCTGTGAACTACTATCCCATGAAGCCAGTCTGGGAAACTGAGAAATTGTTGGAAAATCTGCCCTACCGTCTCACAAAAGCGCAGAGGAACGTTTGGCGTGAGGTGGAGCAGGATTTGTGTAGAGATCGTCTGATGTCCCGGTTGATACAAGGAGACGTAGGCAGTGGAAAAACGATATTGGCATTTTTGGCTATGATTTTGACAGCTCAAAACGGGTATCAGGCGGCGCTTATGGTCCCCACGGAAGTTCTGGCAGTTCAGCATTATAAGGCGCTGTGCGGTCTGCTCAGCGAACATGGCCTGGGAGACTGCCGCCCAATTCTGCTGACTGGCTCCACAACAGCGAAGGAGAAGAGGGAACGATATGCTCAAATTGCTTCCGGAGAAGTCAATTTGATCGTTGGAACCCACGCTCTGATTCAGGAAAAAGTAGAATACCATAAACTGGCGCTAGTCATCACAGATGAACAGCATCGTTTTGGAGTCCGCCAAAGGGAGGCACTGACCACCCGGGGAGCTGTACCCCACGTACTCGTGATGAGTGCCACACCGATTCCCAGAACTTTAGCGATCATTCTCTACGGTGATCTGGATATCTCTGTGATCGATGAACTGCCAGCCTCGAGGCTTCCCATAAAAAATTGTGTTGTGAACACTTCTTATCGGCCCAAAGCTTATCAATTTATGGAAAAACAGATTCTTATGGGCAGACAGGCCTATGTGATTTGTCCAATGGTAGAAGAGAGTGAAGGCTTGGACGTAGAAAACGTGCTGGAATATACTCAAAAGTTAAAAAGTATTTTTCCACCGGAGATTTCTATCTGTTCTTTGCATGGAAAAATGAAACCCAAGGAAAAAAATCAGATTATGGAAGACTTTTCGGCGGGAAAAATTAAAATCCTGGTCTCCACCACAGTCGTGGAGGTGGGAGTCAATGTCCCAAATGCCACCGTGATGATGGTGGAAAACGCGGAGCGTTTCGGTTTGGCTCAGCTTCACCAGCTTAGAGGTCGCGTGGGCAGAGGGACGGAACAGTCCTATTGCATTTTTATGCAGGGAAATGACAAAGAGGTATCGAAACGGCTGAAGATTCTCGGCCAGTCCAATGACGGTTTTTTCATTGCCTCCGAGGATCTGAAATTGAGAGGACCTGGAGATCTGTTTGGAATTCGTCAAAGCGGAGAAATGCAGTTTCAGCTCGCAGACATCTACCAGGATTCTGGCCTTCTAAAAAGTGCCAGTGAGGCAGCCAGAGATATTCTGGATTTAGACTCTTGTCTTGAATTACCGCAATATTTTAAACTCAAAGAAAAACTAGCAAAATATATGAAATATCAGCTGGAAAGTTTAGGACTTTAG
- a CDS encoding DAK2 domain-containing protein, with amino-acid sequence MNKNTIDASVLAKMFLAGAKNLEAKKEWINELNVFPVPDGDTGTNMTLTIMAAVAEVSQIQDVTMEKLAKAISSGSLRGARGNSGVILSQLLRGFTRSVSKHETLDTIAIAAAMEKAVETAYKAVMKPKEGTILTVAKEAAAKAMEIADETEDLQIFFEDIFTHAQNTLEKTPEMLPVLKEAGVVDSGGQGLIEVFRGAYDAYLGKEIDYNFDTPSSAATVTKITPQAEADIKFGYCTEFIIMLNEPMPEEEEHHFKEFLTSIGDSIVLVADDEIVKIHVHTNHPGQAIEKALTYGALSRMKIDNMREEHQEKLIKDAQKLAAIQAEEDRHRTPRKDVGFISVSTGDGIKAIFQDLGVDYLIEGGQTMNPSTEDMLNAIDRVNADTIYIFPNNKNIILAANQARDLTEDKKIVVIPTKTIPQGISAMISYVPEKSLAENVEAMTEGIEAVKTGQITYAVRDTRLDEKDIHQGDMMGIGDKGILAVGKEVESVALDTISQLVDSDSEIISLYYGEETSEEQAKELAEKLEELYGDCDVEVNYGGQPIYYYVISVE; translated from the coding sequence GTGAATAAGAATACCATAGATGCCAGTGTGTTAGCGAAGATGTTTCTGGCAGGAGCGAAAAATCTGGAGGCAAAAAAAGAGTGGATCAATGAGTTGAACGTTTTTCCAGTGCCTGACGGAGATACGGGAACCAACATGACTTTAACTATCATGGCTGCGGTCGCCGAAGTCAGCCAGATTCAAGATGTGACTATGGAAAAATTGGCCAAGGCTATTTCTTCGGGCTCTCTGCGAGGTGCCCGCGGGAATTCGGGAGTGATTCTCTCCCAGCTTCTAAGAGGGTTTACCCGAAGTGTTTCTAAACACGAAACTTTAGACACGATTGCCATTGCTGCTGCCATGGAGAAGGCAGTAGAGACAGCCTATAAGGCTGTTATGAAACCCAAGGAAGGTACGATTTTGACTGTCGCAAAAGAAGCTGCGGCAAAAGCGATGGAGATTGCGGACGAGACTGAGGATCTACAGATATTTTTCGAGGACATTTTTACTCATGCTCAAAATACGTTGGAGAAAACTCCTGAGATGCTCCCCGTCTTAAAAGAAGCCGGCGTCGTGGATTCTGGTGGACAAGGTCTGATTGAGGTATTTCGCGGTGCGTATGATGCATACCTGGGTAAAGAGATCGACTATAATTTTGACACTCCGTCCTCTGCTGCAACGGTGACAAAGATTACCCCTCAGGCAGAGGCGGACATCAAGTTCGGCTACTGTACAGAATTCATCATCATGCTGAATGAGCCGATGCCGGAGGAAGAGGAACACCATTTCAAGGAGTTCTTAACTTCCATTGGAGATTCCATTGTCCTGGTGGCAGATGATGAGATTGTGAAAATTCATGTGCACACCAACCATCCAGGCCAGGCAATTGAGAAGGCGCTGACTTATGGTGCGCTTTCCAGGATGAAAATTGACAACATGAGGGAGGAACATCAGGAAAAGCTGATTAAAGATGCCCAAAAGCTGGCTGCAATCCAGGCGGAGGAGGACAGACATAGAACTCCCCGCAAAGACGTGGGCTTTATCAGTGTATCCACGGGTGATGGAATCAAGGCAATTTTCCAGGATTTGGGTGTGGATTACCTGATTGAAGGTGGCCAGACGATGAATCCGAGTACGGAAGACATGCTAAATGCCATCGACAGAGTGAATGCAGATACGATTTATATTTTTCCAAACAACAAAAATATCATTCTCGCCGCAAATCAGGCTCGGGATTTGACAGAAGATAAGAAGATTGTTGTGATTCCCACCAAGACAATTCCTCAGGGAATCTCCGCAATGATCAGCTATGTCCCTGAAAAATCTTTGGCGGAAAATGTAGAGGCTATGACCGAAGGAATCGAGGCGGTGAAAACCGGACAGATCACCTATGCAGTCCGCGATACTAGATTAGATGAAAAAGATATCCATCAAGGGGATATGATGGGAATCGGTGACAAGGGAATTTTAGCAGTGGGAAAAGAAGTGGAATCGGTAGCCCTGGATACTATCTCTCAGCTGGTAGACTCGGATTCTGAAATTATCAGCCTATATTATGGGGAGGAGACCTCCGAGGAGCAGGCTAAGGAGCTGGCAGAAAAACTGGAAGAGCTGTATGGTGACTGTGATGTCGAGGTGAACTATGGTGGACAGCCGATTTACTACTATGTGATTTCTGTGGAATAG
- a CDS encoding Asp23/Gls24 family envelope stress response protein has protein sequence MNGRIDSGLGAIIIDTDVIATYAGSVAVECFGIIGMAAISMKDGLVKLLRRDSLKHGINVRIEEDNQICLDFHVIVAYGVNIGTIAENLQSNVKYKVEAFTGMKIKQINLLVEGVRAID, from the coding sequence ATGAACGGACGTATCGATTCTGGCCTGGGCGCCATCATCATCGACACAGACGTGATTGCTACTTATGCTGGCAGTGTCGCGGTGGAGTGTTTCGGCATCATTGGCATGGCTGCTATCAGTATGAAAGACGGCCTGGTAAAACTGCTTCGCAGAGATAGTTTAAAGCATGGAATCAATGTGAGGATAGAGGAAGACAACCAGATCTGTCTCGATTTTCATGTTATCGTGGCCTATGGTGTCAATATCGGTACCATCGCAGAGAATCTGCAGAGCAACGTAAAATACAAAGTAGAAGCGTTCACCGGAATGAAGATCAAGCAAATCAACCTTCTGGTGGAAGGTGTTCGCGCGATAGATTAG
- the rpmB gene encoding 50S ribosomal protein L28 translates to MAKCAICEKAAHFGNNVSHSHRRSNKMWKSNVKSVKVKTANGAAKKMYVCTSCLRSGKVERA, encoded by the coding sequence ATGGCTAAGTGCGCAATTTGTGAAAAAGCTGCTCATTTCGGAAACAACGTGAGTCATTCTCATAGAAGATCAAATAAGATGTGGAAATCCAATGTGAAGTCTGTGAAGGTTAAGACAGCAAACGGAGCTGCAAAAAAAATGTACGTTTGTACTTCTTGTCTGAGATCCGGAAAAGTTGAGAGAGCATAG
- a CDS encoding GerW family sporulation protein — MSTENNFKETMKSLFQGMDSYVSAKTVVGDAIHIGDTIILPLVDVSFGVGAGAFTQEKKNNGGGGLGGKLTPCAVLVIQNGTTKLVNIKQQDGLTKVLDMVPDFVNKFTSGSSEEAAVKEPVFGTEKEECSSEE; from the coding sequence ATGTCTACAGAAAATAATTTTAAGGAAACTATGAAGTCACTGTTTCAGGGAATGGACAGTTACGTATCCGCAAAGACAGTAGTAGGGGATGCCATCCACATAGGAGATACGATCATTCTTCCACTGGTGGATGTGTCGTTTGGAGTAGGAGCGGGAGCTTTTACCCAGGAGAAGAAGAATAACGGAGGCGGTGGACTGGGCGGAAAGCTGACCCCCTGTGCAGTACTTGTGATACAAAACGGAACCACCAAGCTGGTAAATATTAAACAGCAGGATGGTTTGACGAAGGTGTTGGACATGGTTCCGGACTTTGTCAACAAATTTACTTCCGGTTCCTCAGAAGAGGCTGCTGTGAAGGAACCTGTTTTTGGCACAGAAAAAGAGGAGTGCTCATCCGAAGAGTAG